The following is a genomic window from Nicotiana tabacum cultivar K326 chromosome 3, ASM71507v2, whole genome shotgun sequence.
AAAAAGGGGCATCTCTGCACCTTCATGCCATTTCTACTATTTTTTCCAATTTGTTGTGTTATAAACTGTATGCATTGGTTTGTATTATGTCTTGATATGTCAATGTTTCAGGTAATTAGGATTTACAAAGACAAAGAACATGTTGAGTTTGAATTCACTGTAAGTCAACTCCGCCCTTTTCTTGCCTCAGTCTGTTCTTCTCTCGAACTTCAAGTGTGTCATTTCACATTGAAGGGTAGTCTAATACTGTATATCTAATACACCTCTTTAATTGAAGATTGGTCCCATACCGACTGAAGATAGTGTTGGAAAAGAGGTCATTACCAGAATGACAGCAAATATGGCTACTGATAAAGTGTTCTACACTGACTCTAATGGGAGGGACTTTCTTAAAAGAGTAAGTTTGACATTTCATTCCTCTTTAAGTACAGTAAAGCTCTAGAAAACTGAAGGAGACATAAAAATGCTCTTTTCTTGTGTTTTTCAGTAATATAATCTCTTTTTTCTTGCGTGCATATATCTTGTCAATACACTTTTTCTCCTTCTATAGTTCACGCACGCTGTCTTTACATCTTGATGTCTGACACTTACATAGACAAAGTTACTTCAGCTTACACTAGAAATACTATAAAATAAAACTCtaataaataacaaaatgtaTTAAATCCTCATATCCATGCAAGGAGTTCTCAGTTGTATTCCCATCTATTCAATCTGAAATTGATAATCCTTTGATGCTGGCTATCTTGCTGACCGTGCTTTTCTACCTGTTCTATTTCCTCGATATAAGTGTTGCTTGGAACAGCAATGTTCTTAGTcattttattttggcaatttatCAACTAGGAAAATGATTACCAGGATTTCAATCCTACATCTTAAGATTAAAACTGGACTTCATCTCTTATTCAACTGACCAAAAATTTTGTGTTTTTTTAACAGCTAGCTTGAGTGATAATTTGTTTACTTATCAGGTTAGAGATTACCGGGCTGATTGGGACCTCCAAGTTACTCAACCTGTTGCGGGGAACTATTATCCAGTTAGTTTCCCAACACAAACTCTGTTGAATTGAAATTGCAATTCTTTTATCGAACTCGGTGAAGTCTTATATGAAATGTTGTTGAATATCAATTACACTGGACTTAGTTCAACTCAATTTGTGACTAATGTTGGGTTGAGATTGAAAATGATGCATTGTGCTCGAGTCCACAGTATCTGTTTGAAATCATCTGTTGCTTCTATGGTCTtcttttgtttgaaaaattgaataAGCATCATCTTCAACAGAAAGGCAAAACTGGAATGTACTTAAATAATGGATGTTGGAGTTAACATATATTTCTGTTACTGTGAAAACAAGGCCTAGGTTTGCTCAATCagtttatgtaatttttttttgtttataattTGCGTGTGCCATTCGCTAGTGCGTACGGTAAAATTTTTCCACAAGTGAATGAAATGGTCTAATCAGTTGCATTTTCCTTTAGAATCCAATACATTAGTCTTCTTTTAGTTATctatatagcttttatatatggTCATAATGTGTGTAGTTTAAGCTGTGGTTGCACATTTTTTGGACTATTGTAAGTTCTCGCATTTTGTCACTTTTTAATCCTAAGAAGTTGTTTAATCATAATTTTCAGGTGAATCTTGGAATGTACATAGCAGATAACAGATCAGAATTGTCCGTCTTGGTGGATCGTGCAACAGGTGGAGCCAGCAATAATGATGGAGAAATAGAACTCATGCTGCATAGGTTCAATAGCATTTGaagttttttcttttaatttgcttATAAAGATTTTTTGCTTAATATAATTGTGGCCTTAGAAAGTTAATAGATTTTACTTTTAACAAGGCGCTTGCTCTATGATGATGCTAGAGGGGTGGGTGAAGCCCTTGATGAGACTGTCTGTGTGGGGACTGCATGTGAGGGACTTACGGTATGTTTATTATGGCATTCCAAAGCAGTAGGCCTATAGTTTTTTCTGCTTTTTCAGTGAAATTTTCTGTATATGCAATACAACTCTAAATCAGAAAATCTCTAAACTCACGGTTGACTTGGATGCACCTAAACAGCTAATTAAGGAATTTGTCCTTCTGAAATATAAAATGTAGCAACCTCTGGCTTGAATTCTTCTTTTTAACTGCTCCGTTGTCGTATCACTTGGCCAGGTTCGAGGGAATTACTATCTGGGCATTCATAAAAATGGTGATGGTTCACGTTGGCGCAGAACAACTGGCCAAGAAATTTATTCACCTCTTGTTTTAGCTTTTGGACATGAGGTAATTTCAACATATTATGAAGAGGACCAAATACTGCAGACCCCATATTTCTTGAAATTAAATGATCAACATTACTGCTTGATGTCTGGAAATTGCACGACTTGATCTTGCAGAGTCAGGAAGAATGGAGAGCTTCTCATTTAACCAAAGCCACCATCATGAATCCCAATTATAGTCTACCTCCTAATGTTGCATTGATTACTCTCCAGGTTGTTAAATAGATCTAGCAGTGATTAGAGTGATTTCTTTCCTTCGATGAATTAATGAAgtcatttatatatttattttttctctctAGGAGTTGGATAATGGAGGTGTACTTCTCCGTTTGGCTCATCTATATGAGGTAAAAATAAACTACCTGTTGTTCTTAAACAGACATGAGCATATACATTATAGATGAATTAGAAGTTGATGAAAGTCTTATCTCATTTCCTTGTTTGAGCTGGACTTTGACAAAGAAACAGCAACTTTACTTCTGAAAAATCATGAACTGCTTGCATTTATTTGAATTCTGAAACAGAAACTGTAAAATTAAGAGTGTGATACATGACATCATTATAGGTTGTGTTGAGATCGAAATAATATGGTGCATGCGGAAACTAACAATACAAAGCTTGGTGGACGATAAATAAGacgacaaaagaaaaatatactaAACTAAGCATAATAATTTATAATGGTTTGGTCAATTAATCTACATATGATAAAACTaatataaatgaagaaaaattatCGAGAGAAAAATCTCCCCCTAAACAAAACTGTTGAATGACTATATTGTGTATATTTTTTGTTGTACTCTTGTGAGAAGTAGAGATCCTTAATTTATAGATGTGCAAAACTTGTCTTCCAAGAAAAGGATAAGACGTATTAAGGAGATTTAATCCTTTTAGGAGTCTTTTTCCATTCCTTCAACAAAAAGAGTCCTAATAGATTAGAAATTCAAGGCAAAATCCTAACAGGTTGGACCTCTATGCTTGTCCCTTGCTAACTGATATCACTACTTACCCTTGTGGTTTATATGTGTTGTGGATGTGGATAGGCTGGTGAAGACGCTGATTATTCGACAATAACCAAAGTTCAACTGAAAGAGATGTTTGCTGGAAAAACGGTATAACAGCTTTAAAATCATACTGATATTGGGGGCTTCTCTCTTGTCTGTGCTGGTTTAACTTATGAATATTAAGATATTAACCTGGACAGTCTGCTCATCTTGGTCTGAAATAATTGACACATCTTTGCACTGTATTCAGATAAAGGCAATCAAGGAAACAAGCTTATCGGCGAATCAAGGCaagaaagagatgaagaagatgaattgGAATATAGAACATGACACTGGTAGTGAGCCTGCACCAGTTAGAGGGGGTCCAGTAGACATCTCTAGTCTCGTAGTAGAGCTTGGTCCAATGGAGATACGGACTTTCGTTGTTAAATTTTGAATAGAAAATTGCTTATTTTCTACCCAGGAAGTTGAAAAGAACTGCTCCATAGAGCCACTAATAGTTCTTTTAGTCAAATTTATTACTAATAAATTTGATGCCTGCCAAACAAAGCAAATGTATATTCAGGAAaataattggaggaaaatgtttttcacCTCCCACTAGTGATTGTACCACTCTGCCAATAAAGATGATCAAATGGATCATATCCTTGGACCTTGATTTCCTCTATATCAATTCTACAGCGTTCTCTTCGGTCAATTAACTATTTATAGATTTATTTTCTAATAAGAAATACCCAATTCTTTGTCCAAAACATAAAATGAGTGCTAAGACCAgaagggatttttttttttttttttttttgctgaataaggaatttttttttttttttagtctaTGACGATGGGATGTCAATGGAGggataagaaaagaaaacattaCTTCCTTTGTCCCATTTTTATATGATATTGCTACTATTATTGGATTTACACAATTTTCTTTTGATAataatttttcaaatatattttgtctaaaaaatttatgatttataattttttttaaatatagctTCTAACGaaattagaagaagaagaaaaaaacatccAAATGGACTTGCGCGGGAAATCCGACAGTTATAGCAGTTATTCATGCAAACAAATCTTCCACGTGTCTCTTCATGTTCCCCTGCTATTCCTCCAAAAcatccatcttcttcttctcttttcctcCATCCTCAACATTTTTTTCTCAGCTCTTCAATGGCTTCTCAGAACCCTAATCAACACAAAGCCCCATTGTATCCACAGGTCATTCACAATGATCCAAATCTCCAATCAACCTCTTCTTCTCGTCCCAATCTTTATCCAACCATAGACGAAAAGGACCTCACTGAAAAACTCATCCCTGAcgattaccaaactaccccttgGCCTTCTACTCCATCTGCCCCTCCTGAGTCCCTCgaggaaacacttctcgttatCCCTGGTGTCCTCATCCATTTAATCGATAAGCATTACTCCGTTGAGCTAGCCACCGGAGATTTATCCCTGGTTCGTCTGCTGCAAGATAAAAATACTGTTGCTATCCTTGCTCGTGTGGCTGACGAGATCCAATGGCCGTTGACTAAGGACCTGGCCGCGGTGAAATTGGATGATTCGCATTACTTTTTCTCGTTTCAAGCTATGAAAGAGGATGATTCGGATTCCAGTGATGATGAGAAAGAAAAgggtaaaaaaaagaaagataaggGTAAAAAAGAGAAAGATAAGGAAAAGGTGAACGAGTCACTGAATTATGGTTTGACGATTGCTTCCAAGGGTCAGGAGGCATTGTTGAAAGAGTTGGATGCTATTTTGAAAAGTTACAGCACATTTGCTGTTCAGAAAGTGGAGGAAAAGGCGGCCTTGGCTATGGGAGGAACAGTGGCAAGGGAGTTGTCTCCAGCTGACTTGAAATCggaaaagaagaaggaagtgtTGGAAGAACGTTGCGCTCAATACTGGACCACGTTGGCACCCAATGTGGAGGAATACAGTGGATCAGCTGCAAAGTTAGTTGCTGCAGGATCAGGGCAGCTGATCAAGGGGATTTTGTGGTGTGGAGATGTGTCAATGGAACGATTGAAGCGCGGAAATGAAGTTTTAAAGCAGAGGATGACTTCAGGGACTAAGGCCGAGATTAGGCCTGAGACATTGATGAGGATCAAAAGGTATGATACTATGATGAATTCTTGTGATGGACAAAGTAGCCAAAATACAAAGGaaaatcttttctttttgttatccACATTGACTAGTAGGCAAGAAATACAGGAGAATTTTCTTATTGTGTGGTTTCCCGCTGGCCACACTATTGATTGCATTCCGAAATTTTTCCATACATGATTTGAGTTACCTTTCTCCCTAGGAAGATTCAActctttcttctttgtttctactttattttctttttgcgtCTATCAATTGAGCTGGGATTTTAAAGGAGTAGAGTAGCAAAGTTTGACATTAGGGCACTCTACTTTGTTAAACTGATTACCGGGTAATCACCATGATTCGTTTACATATCATTTGAGTTAGGCATCGAACAAAAATAAGAGGATGAACAGTTGTATGTTACTGAATGAGAAAAAGAATACTATTATGACAAATGCTTGCAGTGTCTCGTTTTTTGAGAGAGTGCAGATTATCCCTACTTAACTGTCTGACTATAAAAATTTCTCTTTGACAGATTTGGCTAAAAAGTGTATTGATACTGTTTTTTCAGTTTGAAATGTTACTGGATCTTTCCTTGTTGTTTCATTGAATAGCTTCAACAACTGAGATAATCTTTCTATTTCGGTACATAAAGTTTATAGAGGAGCTACCACTTTCAGATGCTAGTTAGAGTTTATGGTACAAGATAAATTAAATCCCTCAATACCTAGCCTTCTGTCTTGTTTCCCCACATGGGAAATAGGAAGTATGTCAAACAAGGCATCTATGTTTGAGCTAGCTGTTGCTGATGTACATGTACATTCAATAAGATTATCAGGGATACTCATATGCCTAGCTGTAAATCATTTAGGAGAAGAATAAACTTTTTACTCAGGTTGGGGTGTGTTTTTCAGGGTTAAGAGAGTAACTAAGATGACTGAGAAAGTGGCAATTGGAGTCCTTTCTGGAGTTCTCCAGGTTTCAGGATTCTTCACTAGTTCAGTTGCAAATTCCATAGTTGGAAAAAAGTTCTTCAGCATGCTGCCAGGGGAGATGGTCCTTGCTACGTTGGATGGATTTTGTAAGTCAAAAGTCTTCCCTTTTCCTGACCGATTTGATTGTATGTCCATGTACCATTTGCTTCTTAGCGACTTTtacttagttttatttttaatatcgCTTCAGGACACAAAGAATTGAATGTATATCTTAAATGCGGCATATAGTCTCTGTGCTATCACATTCACAGGCACTTACATTTATCAGATAAGACAGTTTTAGAGAATGTAAAAATTGAAGCATCAAGGACATGTCTGCCAATTACAACGACCCAGTAAAGTCCCactaagtggggtctgggaagggtagtgtgtacgcagaccttacccctaccccgatagGGCAGAGAGgatgtttctgatagaccctcggctcaggaagatgaaaataaaacaagaaaacaagaaaagacaATTCATCAGTAACGTCAGCATAACCATAGAAATAATGACAGCATCCCAAAAACCATAAAATAGATGACATGCAATAACCATAACCCACAACTAAGGTCTAAAGCTATGGAAAACAGTAAGGTTAGTGTGAACTCTATATTAACCACAAGCCTGTCTAGGACCAACCTACTCAAACTCGCTTCACCCCCGGAATGGAGGAGGAAAAGCTCGACTACCACCCtatcctacaaccctaatgctcgacctccaaactttcctatcaagggtcatgtcctcgaaaatctgcaATCGTGTCAGGTCCTGCCTGATcatctctccccaatacttcttaggccgtcctctacctcttctcgaacCCACTAAAGCCAGcagctcacacctcctcaccggagcatCCAGGCTTCTCCtgcgcacgtgcccgaaccatctgagcctcgcttcccgcatcttgtcttccaaagaggccacacccaccttcttccgaatatcgtcattcctaatcttatctatcctagtgtgcccgcacatccacctcaacatcctcatctcagctaccttcatcttctggatatgagagtTCTTAACTGGTCagcactctgccccatacaacatggccggtctaaccaccgcccTATAAATGGTTACATACTTTTCCATATCTACGGCTTGCTTTATGGCGCCAATCCCACTGTGTTTTGTTTTAACTGTCAAATAACAACTTTAACTTTGAGTATTTGTTCCCATATTTTGAGTGTAGGAGAAGCACTACAAGTAGTTCCTGCATTCAGATAGAGGCTCCTGCTTCTGACCACTCTTGCGCGGAGGCCTTGTAACATTAGGGGAGGGTAGTAACTTCTTTATGTGTCTTGCTGATGTTCTAGTTGGAGTTCAAATGTATACCAGGACTCCAAAGATGTTTTTTTCCCCACATTGCATTTACTATAGCAAATTGCAATTGGTCTGTTGTCTACAtatatatagtattttcttatgacaGGAGCCTAATATTTGTCTTTGTTATAGGCAGAATATGTGATGCTGTTGAAGTAGCTGGAAAAAATGTAATGTCAACATCGTCCGCTGTGACGACTGAGCTTGTTTCGCACAGGTAAAGCTCTACTAGTGTAGACACGCATGGACTATGCTGAAGAAAACTGGAAAATCTTTCAAATGTACAACATAGGAAACATTGAGGAAAAGCAAAATGTTTCCCCCCTCCTTAACTTTGGTGGCACTTATGCTTCAGTATGTGATGACTTCTCCTGGCTATATGCCTTTTTTCCTAAGTCTAGTCTTACCATTAAAATACATTGCAACTTGTTTTGTCATGTGTCATCAACAGATCCTCAACTAATGGAAATCACACTATGTTACAGTTAGATAAATATATGCTGCTTAGATCTTTTGAAGTTAATTTAGAAGTGAATGTGTTTTGTAGGTATGGAGAAGAGGCAGCAAAAGTGGCAACCGAAGGGCTTGACGCGGCAGGGCACGCTGTTGGGACTGCATGGACTGTATTTAAGATCAGAAAGGCTCTTAACCCCAAAAGTTCCTTTAATAGCGCTACCCAACTTAAGTCTAGTGCTAAAGCTGCTACTGTTAAGAAGGCCAAGAGCTCAAAGTACTGaccttgtttatttttttttgctgGAGGATCTGTCAATTGAGGCCCTCTTGTAGAGTTTTCAGATTTCATATATGTTAAGTatatgttattttaaatgataagATTATAGTCTTTGTAGTACGTAGATTGAATTTCCACACCAATCCACCTCTTTTCACCCTCTAGCATTTATGTGTTTTCATAGAGGAGGCAATAGACGCCAGAAAACAATTCTTGTTCTGATAGTAGCTTTATTCATTGGCTAAAAACACATGTGATTTGTATTTGACTGTATATTTAGTTGCAATCATGCATATAATGATATTCTCCCTGCTTTTATTCATTTCTGCACATTTTGTTACTACTGCTGTTGTTCAGATTCATTACCTCTGACTCTGAGAATGTTGTTCTGAAAGCAGGATATGTTCATAGCATTAAACTGGAAAATAAAGATACACTAAATACTGGTACATATGATGGTAACAGAACGAGGGCGCTAGGGCAGAGGGTACTTTTTTGGTGATAGCTGTGAATAATAAGGCTTAACGAATACATTTACTGTACATTTTAGTAGGAACAAGTGGTATGGAAAGTGACTTATTCCCATGGGCAGATTTATAGGCAAATATATGGGGCACGTGAATTCATGGTCTTTCTGTCAAACTGGGtattttatatacatattttttagaATTGATCTAGTATTATCTGCTGGCACAAAGAGGTTAAATAGTAATCTTGGTTGAATGTTGAGTTATTTATCGAGGGCTAGGGATCAAATCCCACTTAATACTTCTTTCATTTTTCTAGTGGTACATCCATATTATAAAAATCCTAGATTCGCCTCCGTTTATTCCAATAAAGGACACATGAGTTGCTTTCACCTATTTGAAGAAAGCAAACAATTTAAGACAATGAGACATTGAAAAAATCAGGAAAATTATTCTgaatcataccaaacacacctaAAAGAAGAACTGATACAAATAAGTGGACTTTTTTCTATGAAAGATTTTGGTAATTTCTAGCTGTCCAGTTTTATGCTGCACAATTGGCTATAAGAAAAACTACCACTGTTCTCATATTCAGGGGGCTTTGGACTAATCATTCGAATATTATATTTGCACCATCACATAAAGTTAAAACGACTTTACTATGTTCTCATCTCCATATTAAATTATTAACTTTAGTGCGATTATGAAGATTTGCGGCTATCTAATGCTTATTTTGCTCAAAGTAAGATTACCTTTTCTTAAAATAAACACAACTATACTCGTCCCTCAGCGTCTACTAGTTATTAGCTTATCTGGGCTATCACAATATATATACTTGGCTTAGACTTTAGAGCATGGATATTATGTCACAAATCACTCTCCTTTTTAAAATGTACGTCTCTCATCAGTTTGGTAAACATCGTTTTCTGTATTATCATTTAGAAACTTCTTAATTACTTGACATGTGGGTACGAAGATAATATGCAATTGCATGCTATAGAGCCCCATTTGATGTTATTTAATGGATGAAATAGACTCCATTAATGTTCTTGGTTAGTTTTCCACGTTGTCATTTCGATCTTACTATGTTAATTACTTTTGGGTCCCAGATGACTAAAACCATGTTATGTTGTGTGGATTCTTGGAAACATGGTACTATATGTTTGATTTTCTACTTATGAAGCCAGTGCTGTTAATCGTGTCAAGGACTAAAACTTTGGTGAGGGTCTGATCAGCAAATTAGGCCATTGTTTGTTTGCACTATATATATGTACGTTGTCAAAAAGGATTGGAGATAATGTGTTTGGTATGACATCaactattttttttgaatttttttttttcgaaaaataagTTCAATACTTTTACGTGTTTgagtgtaaaaaaaataaaatttaagaaaactTTTTCACCGAAAGGTAGAAATATAACTCTGGTTATCTATTGGTTGATGTTACTTTCTTTTACAATTCTCTCAACTCTTAACAACGTATTAGTGTTCCAACCAGCgtttaaatattataattaatctttaatactcaaaaaaaaaaattgaaaatactaTACTGCTAAAATTATTAGTCCTGTCAATATTTGATAAATATTTATTccgaatttttttttacaaaatgagaatattttcttaattttttttccagAATATGACTTCCTGTTGTACTAAACAATGGCAACTAATAAGAGATGGAGACCGAGAAGCAGCTCTTAGAGATGGCCATTGGGCAACCAAAAGAAAACTTTGAAGAGAGAAAGACgttcttaatttattttatctttcccTCTGGATAGTGCGGGTACCAACCCTAAAATGCATAGAATTTAAAGTTTCCACTAGCTAAGCTCCGAATGGCCACAAAAAGAATTATACTTTATTCAACTACCAAAGTAGCGAATCAAATACTCAATTAGTGTCAAACAATTGACATTGACGTTGTTGCCAAACTTTTTTGTGGGTTTCGAAGCTTCTTTTCTGTCCTTTCCGGTGGTAGATTTTTGTACGGGTAAAATCAGGGGTAACGTCTATCCCGATTTCCCGGTGAGTAAACGGAGGAAAGGCATGAATGCACGAGAGGTTAAAGACCCTACGTATCGAGATCCAGGGAGAATGAACAATGTGCTTGTCATCGGATATGGTTAAGTGACGCAACTCGGGTCAAGAATGAGTTATAAGACTTCGGGAAAGACGATAAACAGTTACGCATGACGGATAGATGGTCGTGATATTTTCGcacccaaccggatatcacggcgtggaTCTCGCTCGATATTGATTATGAATTAGTAATTACTGGGAagggaagatttttacctttttttagaCTTAATACTTGG
Proteins encoded in this region:
- the LOC107779907 gene encoding protein EARLY-RESPONSIVE TO DEHYDRATION 7, chloroplastic-like — translated: MQTNLPRVSSCSPAIPPKHPSSSSLFLHPQHFFLSSSMASQNPNQHKAPLYPQVIHNDPNLQSTSSSRPNLYPTIDEKDLTEKLIPDDYQTTPWPSTPSAPPESLEETLLVIPGVLIHLIDKHYSVELATGDLSLVRLLQDKNTVAILARVADEIQWPLTKDLAAVKLDDSHYFFSFQAMKEDDSDSSDDEKEKGKKKKDKGKKEKDKEKVNESLNYGLTIASKGQEALLKELDAILKSYSTFAVQKVEEKAALAMGGTVARELSPADLKSEKKKEVLEERCAQYWTTLAPNVEEYSGSAAKLVAAGSGQLIKGILWCGDVSMERLKRGNEVLKQRMTSGTKAEIRPETLMRIKRVKRVTKMTEKVAIGVLSGVLQVSGFFTSSVANSIVGKKFFSMLPGEMVLATLDGFCRICDAVEVAGKNVMSTSSAVTTELVSHRYGEEAAKVATEGLDAAGHAVGTAWTVFKIRKALNPKSSFNSATQLKSSAKAATVKKAKSSKY